One Salarias fasciatus chromosome 22, fSalaFa1.1, whole genome shotgun sequence DNA segment encodes these proteins:
- the LOC115409276 gene encoding tripartite motif-containing protein 16-like, translating into MAQGGAQLDPLKFSCSICLDLLKDPVTVPCGHSYCSNCIKRHWDEEQNKGIYSCPLCGDKSWRRPDLKKNIVLAELVEDLKKTGLQAAAADLCSAGPEDVACDVCSGRKLKAVKSCLVCVASYCEEHLQGHYEAAPLKKHQLVEPSKKLQEKICSLHDEVKKIFCRTDQQCICYLCTMDQHRGHETVPAAAERRQKQKELEGSRLNIQQRIQEREKDVKQLQQQMEAINVSADEAVEHSEESFTQMIRLLQKRSLEVKRQLRSQQQTAVSGLKELEEKLQQEIAELKRKDVQLEQLAHTEDHTQFLHSYTSVSALSEPTHSSSIQTDPLRDFEDVAAAVSESRDKLQDILRETEEEKLLLQPQPESRADFLQYSQQITLDPNSVNRKLKLSDGDRKVTYTKEVQPYSDHPDRFTDYLQVLSRESLTGRSYWEVERRGWVVAVAVTYKNISRAGRGNECVFGHNDNSWALYCYSNSFSFYHNNINTPVSGPQSSRVGVYLDHRAGILSFYSVSETMTLLHRVQTSFTQPLHAGVLFYGFPASSAEFLKPE; encoded by the coding sequence atggctcagggaggagctcagctggaTCCACTAAAGttctcttgttccatctgtctggatctcctgaaggatccggtgacggttccctgtggacacagctactgcagcaaCTGTATTAAAAGACACTGGGATGAAGAGCAAAACAAGGGAATCTACAGCTGTCCTCTGTGTGGGGACAAGTCCTGGAGGAGGCCTGACCTGAAGAAAAACATCGTGTTAGCAGAGTTagtggaggatctgaagaagactggactccaagctgctgcagctgatctctgctctgctggacctgaagatgtggcctgtgatgtttgctctgggaggaagctgaaagccgtcaagtcctgtctggtctgtgtggCCTCTTACTGTGAGGAACACCTCCAAGGTCACTACGAAGCAGCTCCATTGAAGaaacaccagctggtggagccctcCAAGAAGCTCCAGGAGAAGATCTGCTCTCTTCACGACGAGGTGAAGAAGATTTTCTGTCGCACTGATCAGCAGTGTATCTGTTACCTCTGCACCATGGACCAACACAGAGGCcatgaaacagtcccagctgcagcagaaaggaggcagaagcagaaggagctggaggggagtcgactaaacatccagcagagaatccaggagcgagagaaagacgtgaagcagcttcagcagcagatggaggccatcaatgtctctgctgatgaagcagtggagcacagcgaggagagcttcacccaGATGATCCGTCTCCTCCAGAAAAGAAGCCTTGAGGTGAAGCGGCAgctcagatcccagcagcaaactgcagtgagTGGACTCAAAGAGcttgaggagaagctgcagcaggagatcgctgagctgaagaggaaagacgtccagctggagcagctggcacacacagaggaccacacccagtttctccacagctacacctcagtgtcagcactcagtgagcccacacactcctccagcatccagactgaTCCTCTCAGAGactttgaggatgtggcagcagctgtgtcagagagcagagacaaactccaggacatcctgagagagactgaagaggAGAAGCTACTGCTAcaaccacagccagagagcagagcagacttcttacaatattcacagcagatcactctggatccaaactctgtgaacagaaagctgaaattatctgatggagacagaaaagtaACTTATACAAAGGAAGTTCAGCCTTattctgatcatccagacagattcactGATTATCTTCAggttctgagcagagagagtctgactggacgtagttactgggaggtggagaggagaggatgggTTGTTGCTGTAGCAGTCACatacaagaacatcagcagagcagggaggggaaatgaatgtgtgtttggacatAATGACAACTCTTGGGCTTTATATTGTTACTCTaacagttttagtttttatcacaacaacatcaacactcccgtctcaggtcctcagtcctccagagtgggagtgtacctggatcacagagcaggtattctgtctttctacagcgtctctgaaaccatgactctcctccacagagtccagacctcctTCACTCAGCCGCTGCATGCTGGAGTTTTGTTTTATGGTTTTCCTGCATCCTCAGCAGAGTTCCTGAAACCTGAGTAG